One window of Haloarchaeobius salinus genomic DNA carries:
- a CDS encoding MBL fold metallo-hydrolase → MTIRHDGLLVDWLGYATTRLEASDGTVVYLDPGRYGVLSGEWTSPGDSDLPHPAPQNDYPKDGDLVCVTHDHHYDTDAIQRVASQEATVVVYEGVDAANIDRDVTPVDELPYEIVRVTDEDHLSAAGVDCWTVAAYNDPDGPRADADGSVTHPPGFGCGFLLSVGDVTVFWPGDSDALDGFAELDVSLFLANIGGTVVSDRHEAADLAERMDPDLVLPVHYNTIDILTTDSGAFAADVAGRGVPVVLDEKSGRRNQFRS, encoded by the coding sequence ATGACCATCCGTCACGACGGCCTGCTCGTCGACTGGCTCGGCTACGCGACCACCCGCCTCGAAGCGTCGGACGGCACCGTCGTCTACCTCGACCCCGGCCGCTACGGCGTCCTCTCCGGGGAGTGGACTTCGCCGGGTGATTCGGACCTGCCGCATCCGGCTCCGCAGAACGACTACCCGAAGGACGGCGACCTCGTCTGTGTCACCCACGACCACCACTACGACACGGACGCCATCCAGCGCGTCGCGAGCCAGGAGGCGACCGTCGTCGTCTACGAGGGCGTCGATGCCGCGAACATCGACCGGGACGTGACGCCGGTGGACGAACTGCCCTACGAGATCGTCCGCGTCACCGACGAGGACCACCTCTCGGCTGCCGGTGTGGACTGCTGGACGGTCGCCGCGTACAACGACCCGGACGGTCCGCGTGCCGACGCCGACGGGTCGGTCACCCATCCCCCGGGGTTCGGCTGTGGGTTCCTGCTCTCGGTCGGCGACGTGACCGTGTTCTGGCCGGGCGACTCCGACGCGCTCGACGGCTTCGCGGAGCTCGACGTGTCGCTGTTCCTCGCGAACATCGGTGGCACCGTCGTCAGCGACCGCCACGAGGCCGCCGACCTGGCCGAGCGCATGGACCCGGACCTGGTCCTGCCGGTCCACTACAACACCATCGACATCCTCACGACGGATTCGGGCGCATTCGCGGCCGACGTGGCCGGACGCGGCGTTCCGGTCGTCCTGGACGAGAAGTCGGGTCGGAGGAATCAGTTCCGCTCGTAG
- the ligA gene encoding ATP-dependent DNA ligase LigA has protein sequence MKFASFAERLAAIESEPADLETVALASDLFAAAGDDLAVVARFVQGRVFPAWDERKLDVGPSICYTAIARAAGPNVDADDVEARVAEVGEIGAVAEAYEFGGQTGLGAFGGAEGGEERTVGSVYEDLVALAATAGSGSEGAKVDRLFGLFNESEPTEGRYLARLVLAEMRIGVGEGTVRDAIADAFDVPVDAVERALQVSNDYGLVAETARDEGEAGVTAMDLAVGRPVQPMLAQAGTASDALADWDAAAVETKFDGARVQVHWDGDAVAVYSRNMEDVTDALPEVVEFVGARCDAPAILDGEVVAVDDDGEPLPFQQVLRRFRRKHDVAQAREAVTVELRAFDCLHAGGEDLLDTPLVERHERLRETIDAGVEELLVTDDADAVAAHEADALAAGHEGIMLKDPDSTYSPGKRGKNWLKRKPDVETLDCVVVGGEWGEGRRANLFGTFHIAVRDGDDHLPVGKVATGVTDEELAELTERLERHVTTESGRDVTFEPAVVFEVGYEEIQASPTYESGYALRFPRFVGVREDKAPSDADSLERLERLAESQ, from the coding sequence ATGAAGTTCGCGTCGTTCGCCGAGCGGCTGGCGGCAATCGAGTCGGAGCCGGCGGACCTCGAGACGGTCGCGCTCGCCAGCGACCTGTTCGCGGCGGCCGGGGACGACCTCGCCGTCGTCGCGCGGTTCGTCCAGGGTCGCGTGTTCCCGGCGTGGGACGAGCGCAAGCTGGACGTCGGGCCGAGCATCTGCTATACGGCCATCGCCCGGGCGGCGGGGCCGAACGTCGATGCCGACGACGTGGAGGCCCGCGTCGCCGAGGTCGGCGAGATCGGGGCCGTCGCGGAGGCGTACGAGTTCGGTGGCCAGACCGGACTGGGCGCGTTCGGAGGCGCTGAGGGCGGCGAGGAACGCACGGTCGGGTCGGTGTACGAGGACCTCGTCGCGCTCGCGGCCACGGCGGGGTCGGGCAGCGAGGGCGCGAAGGTCGACCGGCTGTTCGGGCTGTTCAACGAGAGCGAGCCCACCGAGGGCCGGTACCTCGCGCGGCTCGTCCTCGCGGAGATGCGCATCGGCGTCGGCGAGGGGACCGTCCGGGACGCCATCGCGGACGCGTTCGACGTGCCCGTCGACGCCGTCGAGCGCGCCCTCCAGGTGTCGAACGACTACGGGCTCGTCGCGGAGACGGCCAGAGACGAGGGCGAGGCGGGCGTGACCGCGATGGACCTCGCGGTGGGCCGTCCCGTCCAGCCGATGCTCGCACAGGCCGGCACCGCGAGCGACGCGCTGGCGGACTGGGATGCGGCCGCGGTCGAGACGAAGTTCGACGGCGCTCGCGTGCAGGTCCACTGGGACGGCGATGCGGTCGCGGTCTACTCCCGGAACATGGAGGACGTGACCGACGCGCTGCCCGAGGTCGTCGAGTTCGTCGGCGCGCGCTGCGACGCGCCGGCGATCCTCGACGGCGAGGTGGTCGCGGTCGACGACGACGGCGAGCCCCTGCCGTTCCAGCAGGTGCTCCGACGGTTCCGCCGGAAGCACGACGTCGCCCAGGCTCGCGAGGCGGTCACCGTCGAGCTCCGGGCGTTCGACTGCCTGCACGCTGGGGGCGAGGACCTCCTCGACACGCCGCTCGTCGAGCGCCACGAGCGGCTCCGCGAGACCATCGACGCCGGGGTCGAGGAACTGCTCGTCACCGACGACGCCGACGCCGTGGCCGCCCACGAGGCGGACGCGCTGGCCGCGGGCCACGAGGGCATCATGCTGAAGGACCCCGACTCGACGTACTCGCCGGGCAAGCGCGGGAAGAACTGGCTGAAGCGTAAACCAGACGTGGAGACCCTCGACTGCGTCGTCGTCGGAGGCGAGTGGGGGGAAGGCCGGCGTGCGAACCTGTTCGGGACGTTCCACATCGCGGTACGCGACGGCGACGACCACCTGCCGGTCGGCAAGGTCGCGACCGGCGTCACCGACGAGGAGCTGGCGGAGCTGACCGAGCGGCTGGAACGGCACGTCACCACGGAGTCCGGCCGCGACGTGACGTTCGAGCCGGCGGTCGTCTTCGAGGTCGGCTACGAGGAGATCCAGGCCTCGCCGACGTACGAGTCCGGCTACGCGCTCCGGTTCCCGCGCTTCGTCGGCGTCCGCGAGGACAAGGCCCCCTCGGACGCGGATTCGCTGGAGCGACTGGAACGGCTCGCCGAATCGCAGTGA
- a CDS encoding DNA topoisomerase IV subunit A: MSTDTDADARQQLIDLAAEFYDQFEDGQVPTMTLPTRTKSNIEYDEESDVWVYGDRTSTRSANSVRGARKLLKAIYTIEFLSRQLDEDRSSTLRELYYLSESWDAEEAQFNGQDESNKLVEDLEIVSEVKREDFHMRPEESGATLIGPLELIEQTRRGERQIHCQEDVGEGGYQIPNNPDTIEFTDHDIDFVLCVETGGMRDRLVENGFDTDYNCLVVHLKGQPARATRRITKRLHDELDLPVLVFTDGDPWSYRIFGSVAYGSIKSAHLSKYLATPEARYVGIRPEDIVEYDLPTDPLADSDVNALESELDDPRFQDEFWTEQIELQLDIGKKAEQQALAANGLDFVTDTYLPERLTEMGVL, translated from the coding sequence ATGAGCACCGACACAGACGCAGACGCACGACAGCAACTCATCGACCTCGCCGCCGAGTTCTACGACCAGTTCGAGGACGGGCAGGTGCCGACGATGACCCTGCCGACCCGGACGAAGTCGAACATCGAATACGACGAGGAGAGCGACGTCTGGGTGTACGGCGACCGCACCTCGACGCGCTCGGCCAACTCCGTCCGGGGGGCACGCAAGCTCCTGAAGGCCATCTACACCATCGAGTTCCTCTCGCGCCAGCTCGACGAGGACCGCTCGTCCACCCTGCGTGAGCTGTACTACCTCTCGGAGTCGTGGGACGCCGAGGAGGCGCAGTTCAACGGGCAGGACGAGTCGAACAAGCTCGTCGAGGACTTAGAGATCGTCAGCGAGGTCAAGCGCGAGGACTTCCACATGCGCCCGGAGGAGTCGGGTGCGACGCTCATCGGGCCGCTCGAACTCATCGAGCAGACCCGTCGTGGCGAGCGCCAGATCCACTGTCAGGAGGACGTGGGCGAGGGCGGCTACCAGATCCCCAACAACCCGGACACCATCGAGTTCACCGACCACGACATCGACTTCGTGCTGTGTGTGGAGACCGGTGGTATGCGGGACCGGCTCGTCGAGAACGGCTTCGACACGGACTACAACTGCCTCGTCGTCCACCTGAAGGGGCAGCCCGCCCGGGCAACCCGACGCATCACGAAGCGGCTCCACGACGAGCTGGACCTCCCGGTGCTGGTGTTCACCGACGGCGACCCGTGGTCGTACCGCATCTTCGGCTCGGTGGCGTACGGCTCGATCAAGTCCGCACACCTCTCGAAGTACCTCGCGACGCCCGAGGCGCGCTACGTCGGCATCCGGCCCGAGGACATCGTGGAGTACGACCTGCCGACGGACCCGCTCGCCGACTCGGACGTGAACGCGCTGGAGTCCGAACTGGACGACCCCCGGTTCCAGGACGAGTTCTGGACCGAGCAGATCGAGCTCCAGCTCGACATCGGGAAGAAGGCTGAACAGCAGGCGCTGGCGGCGAACGGTCTCGACTTCGTCACCGACACGTACCTGCCCGAGCGCCTGACCGAGATGGGCGTCCTCTAG